TGGTCCTATCGAGGCACCTTCAATGGTTCGCCCTTTTATCAAGCACATGACCCGTTCTGAGCTTTTTGCTGTGATGACAGGCGGCTTAGCCTCAGTTGCTGGCGGGACTATGATTGGTTATATCCAAATGGGCGTAGACATAAAATATGTTCTAACAGCTGCATTTATGACAGCTCCAGCTGGATTGTTGTTTGCTAAATTAATGTGGCCAGAAACAGAAAAACCTCGTAATGACATCAAAAATGTAATGGATGAATTAGAGGATAAGCCAAGCAACGTCATTGATGCGGCAGCTAATGGTGCAGCAATGGGTCTGCAACAAGTACTCATGGTTTCAGCCCTACTTATAGCGTTTGTAGGTTTAATTGCAATGCTAAATGGCTTTATAGGCAATATCGGAGGATTATTTGGTTTTGCAGACTTAACCCTACAAGGTATTTTGGGCTACGTCTTTGCTCCATTAGCTTGGTTAATGGGTATCCCTTGGAGTGAAGCCACGCAAGCAGCTTCATTTATTGGCCAAAAAATGGTGATTAATGAATTTATTGCTTATTCCGATTTTCTAAAAGTAGCACCGGATTTATCAGAAAAAACACAAATCATTATTAGTTTTGCTTTATGTGGCTTTGCCAACTTGGGTTCTCTTGCCATGGTGATTGGCGGTTTAGCAGCGCTTTGTCCTGAACGTCGTCATGATTTGAGTGAAATTGGTTTTAAAGCCTTAATTGCCGCAGCATTGGCTAATTTAATGAGCGGTACTATCGCTGGGTTACTTTTCAGTATTGCAGGCTAATGAATTTTTCCTTTCATTATCAATAGTGCTAAAAGAATTATTAGGAGAAACAACATGACACCACACATAAATGCACCGAAGGGCGCCTTTGCAAAAATAGTTTTGATGCCAGGCGATCCTTTGCGCGCTAAATATATCGCTGAAAACTTTTTAGACAATGCACAATTGATTACTGATGTTAGAAATATGCTTGGCTACACCGGTGAATTTCAAGGGAAAGCAATATCGGTAATGGGCTCAGGTATGGGGATCCCATCGATTTCAATTTATGCCAAAGAACTGATCACTGAATATGGTGTTGAAAACATTATTCGTATCGGTTCTTGCGGCGCAATTAGCAATAAAATCAAACTTATGGATGTTGTTATGGCGATGGGTGCCAGTACAGATTCAGCGGTTAATCGAACTCGCTTCAAAGACACAGATTTTGCAATGATTGCTGATTTTAATCTGCTTCGTTTAGCTGTTCAGTCAGCTGAAAACCAAAATATCAATTATCATGTAGGAAATTTATATTCTTCTGATTTGTTTTATAGCGCCGATGAAAGCCGTTATGATTTAATGGAAAAGTACGGCATGCTTGGCGTCGAAATGGAAGCGGCTGGCCTTTATGGTGTAGCAGCTGAGTATGGCGCTAAGGCATTAGCTATGATGACTGTAACCGATCATATCAGACAAGGACTGCATTTAACTGCTGAAGAGCGTCAACAGACTCTGAATGACATGATTAAGCTTACTTTAGAAGCGGTAAGCCTTATTGATTAATTAACCCCAAGTTATTACATAACTGGTGAATGCGTCGGTATATACCATTCACCAGTTTCTAACGAAATAAGAAGCATCGCCTGATAAGGCGGTGAGAAGTCACCCCAACCAAAAACCATATAATTTATTAGCATAATTCGAGCGAGATAAGATAATGTCACTATCATTCTTACCATAAGCTTGAAAGTCCATATATGGCTGTGGAGCAGACTGCTTGTAAATTATGTTTG
This Shewanella aestuarii DNA region includes the following protein-coding sequences:
- the deoD gene encoding purine-nucleoside phosphorylase, which translates into the protein MTPHINAPKGAFAKIVLMPGDPLRAKYIAENFLDNAQLITDVRNMLGYTGEFQGKAISVMGSGMGIPSISIYAKELITEYGVENIIRIGSCGAISNKIKLMDVVMAMGASTDSAVNRTRFKDTDFAMIADFNLLRLAVQSAENQNINYHVGNLYSSDLFYSADESRYDLMEKYGMLGVEMEAAGLYGVAAEYGAKALAMMTVTDHIRQGLHLTAEERQQTLNDMIKLTLEAVSLID
- a CDS encoding NupC/NupG family nucleoside CNT transporter, which gives rise to MEVFISLIGMMVLVGLAILLSERRSAINPRTIVGALALQIAFGAFVLYIPLGESILNAASNGVMHVINYANEGLSFIFGGLATFSIGFIFVINVLFVVVFISSLIAVLYYLGIMQMIIGIIGGGLSKLLGTSHAESLSATANIFVGPIEAPSMVRPFIKHMTRSELFAVMTGGLASVAGGTMIGYIQMGVDIKYVLTAAFMTAPAGLLFAKLMWPETEKPRNDIKNVMDELEDKPSNVIDAAANGAAMGLQQVLMVSALLIAFVGLIAMLNGFIGNIGGLFGFADLTLQGILGYVFAPLAWLMGIPWSEATQAASFIGQKMVINEFIAYSDFLKVAPDLSEKTQIIISFALCGFANLGSLAMVIGGLAALCPERRHDLSEIGFKALIAAALANLMSGTIAGLLFSIAG